The Petroclostridium xylanilyticum DNA segment AAAGAGTATTTATCCATTCCGGTAAGTCTACATGATTTGGCTGGTTGAGGCCAGCTAATAAGCTGGTTCCTCGTGTCACATGCAAGGTTGTTTGCTTACATGGGAAGGAATGGAGGCTTTTAAGTCCATCAATCTTGTAAAGGAGGCATTTTTAATGAATTTCAGACCCATTGCAGGCATTGATGTGGGTAAATTCTTCAGTGAGATGGCAATTCTTTCTCCATCCAATGAAGTGATTGCCCGCATGAAGATTCGCCATGATTCCAGTACCGACGTGGAAAGAGCCGTTGAATTGCTTAAAAAAACGGAAAAGGACTTCGCTTCAAGGCCTTTCGTCGTCATGGAATCCACCGGGCACTATCACAAAATCCTTTTCCATTCACTTTGTAAAGCTGGATTTGAGGTTTCAGTAACAAACCCCATCCAGACTGATTCTATCAAAAATATTGGAATTAGAAAAGTGAAAAATGATAAAGTGGATGCCCGGAAAATTGCATTGCTCTACAGATTTCAGGAGCTTAAAACTACTAATATCCTCGATGAGGATATTGAATGCTTAAGGAGCCTTTGCCGCCAGTACTACAAGCTCTCTGACGAGCTTACTGCCTACAAAAACAGGTTTACGGGTATTGTTGACCAACTCATGCTAAACTTTAAGGATGTATTCCCCAACATCTTTTCAAAGGCTGCTCTTGCAGTCTTGGAGGAGTATCCTACGCCTGCCCATATTCTTAAGGCTAACAAAAACAAATTGATTTCGCTTATTCAGCAGAAGTCCCGTAAAAGCCTTAAATGGGCAACTGCAAAGTATGAGCTTCTAGTCTCCAAAGCCAGAGAATTTGCTCCTTTGAGCATTCATAATTCTTCTAATGTTGCAATGCTGGGTGTGTATATCTCCATGATCAAAACCCTGGAGGAAAACCTGGAGAAAGTCCTTAAAGCTATCCGTCTGCTGATTGCTCAGGATATGACTAAGGATATGCCTGTGTTGTCATTGTCACTTGAGCTTTTGCAGAGCCTGCCCGGCGTAGGTCTTCTCTCGGCTGCCACCATTCTTGCGGAGATTGGCGACTTTTCAGCTTTCTCAAAGCCGGGCAAGCTGGTTGCCTATTTCGGCATTGACCCCTCTGTCATGCAGTCCGGAGAGTTTACCGGTACGCGCAATAAAATGTCCAAGAGGGGCTCAAGGCTGCTTCGTAGGGTGCTTTTTACAATTGCTCTTGCCAATATCCGTACCAAGAGGGATAAGACAGCTTGCAACCCTGTGTTGCTGGAGTTTTATCAACAGAAGTGCCGGAGCAAACCTAAAAAGGTAGCTTTGGGAGCAGTCATGCGTAAGCTTGTTTGTATCATCTTTGCTGTTCTAAGGGATAGGAAACCTTACCAGTTACGCAGTCCCCAGGAACACGCTCAAATGCTTGCAGCAAAGCATACAGCAGCTTGATAGTACCGTACTTGATGTTCAGTTTTCAAAGAGCAACTTATTATTTTAGACCAGCTATTTTATGTCTACTTCACTTAGGTGGTCTTGTTGTCATGCCTTTCATTAACGTCAGGAGCCTAAAAAAATTTCTCAAAATTTTTCTTAAAAACTCTTGACTTTAATTAGCTGGTCTTCTATTTTATCAACCTCATTTTTATAAACCCAGGGATGTCCCTTTTCTATTCTTTTTTTTATTTCTTTTCTCAGGTAAACTCTTGCCATAAATTTACTCCTTTTTTGCAAATATTACTATTTTCTATTAGGATGCTCCAGTATTGTTGCAAATAAAAGTTTAGCAAAAATCAATAGTAATAATTTACAGGTATAACCTGCACCCATAAGAAAATTA contains these protein-coding regions:
- a CDS encoding IS110 family transposase produces the protein MNFRPIAGIDVGKFFSEMAILSPSNEVIARMKIRHDSSTDVERAVELLKKTEKDFASRPFVVMESTGHYHKILFHSLCKAGFEVSVTNPIQTDSIKNIGIRKVKNDKVDARKIALLYRFQELKTTNILDEDIECLRSLCRQYYKLSDELTAYKNRFTGIVDQLMLNFKDVFPNIFSKAALAVLEEYPTPAHILKANKNKLISLIQQKSRKSLKWATAKYELLVSKAREFAPLSIHNSSNVAMLGVYISMIKTLEENLEKVLKAIRLLIAQDMTKDMPVLSLSLELLQSLPGVGLLSAATILAEIGDFSAFSKPGKLVAYFGIDPSVMQSGEFTGTRNKMSKRGSRLLRRVLFTIALANIRTKRDKTACNPVLLEFYQQKCRSKPKKVALGAVMRKLVCIIFAVLRDRKPYQLRSPQEHAQMLAAKHTAA